CGCGGGCGTTGGACCGCGGATGGGTGGTGCGACCGGCCGGCGGCGGACGGACCCTGGAGGTGACCGCCGTCGGCGAACGGGCGCTGCTCGACCTGCTCGGAATCACTCCCGAGGACTGGAGCTGAACTCACGGGCCGGACGGGTGCAGCCAGCGAATCATTTCGGTAGACACCGAAGTATTTTGCGATAGGGTGAACCCATGACCATGACCCTCCTGCGCCCGAGCCGAATATCGCCCAGCGTCCTCACGGTCGGCGCCGTCACCTTCACGGTCTTCGCCTGGGCGTCCGCCTTCGTCTCCATCCGCAGCGCGAGCGCCGCCTACTCGCCTGGCGCCCTGGCACTCGGCCGCCTGATCACCGGTTCGGGGGTGCTCGCCGCCCTGTTGCTGATCCGTCGCCAGGGCTTGCCGCCCCGCAGGGCCTGGCGGGGCATCCTGATCTCCGGGGTGGTGTGGTTCTGCGGCTACACGGTCGCCCTCAACTGGGGGGAACGACTGGTCGACGCCGGTACGGCCGCCCTGCTCGTGAATACCGGCCCGATCCTGATGGCCCTGCTCGCCGCCCGTCTCCTGGGGGAGGCGCTGCCGCCGCGCCTGTTGTCCGGCATGGCCGTCTCGTTCGTCGGAGCGGTCGTCGTGGGCCTGTCCATGTCCTCCGGCGGTGGGTCGGCCTCGGTGCTCGGCGTGGTCCTGTGCCTGCTGGCGGCCGTGGCCTACGCGACCGGCGTCGTCTCGCAAAAGCCCGCGCTGTCCTTCGGTACGCCCCTGCAGATCACCGCCTACAGCTGCATGACGGGAGCGTTGGCCTGCCTGCCCTTCGCCGGGCAGCTGGCCACGGAACTGCCGAGGGCACCGATCTCCGCGACGCTGAACATGATCTACCTGGGTGTGGTTCCGACCGCCCTTGCGTTCATCACCTGGACCTACGCCCTGGCGCGCACCCCCGCCGGCAAGCTGGGCGCGACGACCTACGCCGTGCCCGCCATCGTGGTCCTGCTGAGCTGGGCCCTGCTGGGCGAGGTGCCCGGCTGGCTGACTTTGCTCGGCGGAGTGC
This Streptomyces sp. NBC_00539 DNA region includes the following protein-coding sequences:
- a CDS encoding DMT family transporter, which gives rise to MTLLRPSRISPSVLTVGAVTFTVFAWASAFVSIRSASAAYSPGALALGRLITGSGVLAALLLIRRQGLPPRRAWRGILISGVVWFCGYTVALNWGERLVDAGTAALLVNTGPILMALLAARLLGEALPPRLLSGMAVSFVGAVVVGLSMSSGGGSASVLGVVLCLLAAVAYATGVVSQKPALSFGTPLQITAYSCMTGALACLPFAGQLATELPRAPISATLNMIYLGVVPTALAFITWTYALARTPAGKLGATTYAVPAIVVLLSWALLGEVPGWLTLLGGVLCLAGVAVSRYRPRTATPSQPAAPAPAGPDTGARPGSPCARS